The Stenotrophomonas maltophilia genome includes a region encoding these proteins:
- a CDS encoding DUF1428 domain-containing protein: protein MSYIDGFVLAVPTANKEKFLAHARTGDPVFIEYGALRVVECWGDDVPHGKTTDFFGAVKATPDETVVFSWIEWPDKPTRDAGMKKMMEDPRFDPATNPMPFDGARMIYGGFVPIYELTR, encoded by the coding sequence ATGAGCTACATCGATGGTTTCGTCCTGGCGGTGCCCACCGCCAACAAAGAGAAGTTCCTCGCCCATGCACGCACAGGGGATCCCGTTTTCATCGAGTACGGCGCGCTGCGCGTGGTCGAGTGCTGGGGTGACGACGTGCCGCACGGCAAGACCACCGACTTTTTCGGCGCGGTGAAAGCCACGCCGGACGAGACGGTGGTGTTTTCCTGGATCGAATGGCCGGACAAGCCGACCCGCGACGCCGGCATGAAGAAGATGATGGAAGACCCAAGGTTTGATCCGGCGACGAATCCGATGCCGTTCGACGGCGCGCGGATGATCTACGGTGGCTTCGTGCCGATCTACGAACTGACCCGCTGA